DNA from Agarilytica rhodophyticola:
AGAGCATAAAATAGGTCTATGGGACTACGATGGTATGATGGTTTCAAAGGTTGTGGGTAAAGGATCGCTAATACAAAACGTAAGCGTTGAACCTAACAGTACTTATCAACTGAAAGCCAGTATTGTTGGTCATGTAAATTTTGGTGTTAAAGGTCAAGACATTATCGAAACTTATAGAGTTGTTGATGCTGACAAGCCAACCGAGGTTAGCTTTTTGTTTGTCACAGGAAACGAAACAACAAATGCGAAGGTGTACTTCTACGCAAGTGATAGCTACATGGGCGCAGAAATAGACGATGTGACTATGAGTAAGCAAGATACTCTCGACCTAGAAACACAAAATACCAATGTTCTCGTTAATGGTGGTTTTTATGGCAGCGAATTTCCATGGATATTTGCACCCTGGGGAACACCAGCTGAATTTATAGCTGATCCATTGGCAGGGACTGTTCACGATGAGAATAATAGTGTTATTAAAGTAAACGGCATTGGTGCTGTAACTCAAACCGTATTGGTCGAGCCCAATGCGGACTATCTTATCAAAGCAAAGACCTACGTACTTAACGATCACGTATTTATAGGCGTTAAAGGTGAAGGCATCATTGAAACATCAGCTAAAGCCAATCTAGCTGGTTTGCAATATGGATGGAAATATATCTCAACCCCTTTTTCTACCGGTGCCAACGCGAAAACGGCCGAGGTCTATTTATATAGTGGAACAAATAACGGTACGGGACTGGTTGATGACGTAGAGCTTTATCGAATAAATACACAACAAAGCGCGTTTAGCGAGCACAGCATTCCCGGGATTATAGAAGCTGAAGACTATGATTTAGGTGGCCAACAAGTCTCTTATTTTGATAAGTCTCTCGATAATACCGGCGGTGCTTATCGTAATGACTTGGTTGATATTGCTACCGATATTGTTCTTATTGATGGAGTCTCAGATCAAGCAACTTTTATTACTAATACTGAGCCAGGTGAGTGGACGGAATATAGCGTTAGCGTAACCCCAGGGGTATACGACATTGTATTTACTGGCGGAGGAGAAATTGAAAGTATTCCTAACCGCTATAGTAATTGGCGTGTAAATGTCTCCATTGACGGTGAAGAAATTGCCTACGCAGATTTACTAACAGATGATAAACGTAGCTTCAAAACTGTTAAGATTGATAATGTAGAAATTAAACCAGGGCTTACGCAAAAACGCGTTATTCGCTTTAGCTATCTTGGCAATGCTGGTGGTGTGCATCTCGATAAGATTGCATTTCAAGAAAGTAAAGTCACAACAGTTGAACCTTATAAGCAAGTTGCTTTTAATGGCATGGCTACCTCTCTACCCGGAAAGATTCAGCCCTATGAGTATGATCGTGTCGAGTCTATCGCCACAGGCGAAGATATTGACGGGGAAAGAATCGCTCATTACCAAGCCGATCGCAACAGCATTTTAACTCCCAACCAGTCCGGCATGTGGGTCGAGTATACTGTCAGTTTTAAGGATGTTAATAAGTCGAGATTTTGGACAGCAAAACTTAATGGTGTAGAGCGGATTGGCGGCTACATGGAACTCTATATCGGCTCAAAAAAAGTCGCTAAATTAGCACTCAACGAAAAAACTCCCTTTACCTTGCCTGAGTTTGTGAAGTTCGACACTCCAGTGGTGATACGAGCTAAAATTATTGGAGCCAGTGGTATTGTTAATTTCACAATGTTTGATTTTGACAGTGTGGAATTTGCCGCTGAAGCCGACATTTTTACACCTATACCCGCACGATCATTTCAACAAATACCTTTTGCAAGTGAAGACTATATGCGACAGTTTCCTGGTCGTATTCGCGGTGAGCATTTTGACCAAATTATTGAGGACGATGTAATAATCAATGGTAACGGTAAAGCCTATTTTGATAAAACACCGGGTTCAATAGGAGCTAATTTACGCCCTGGAGAAGACGCTGACTTTTATCTTAGACAACGGTATGAAGGTTTGCGTTATGAAGGGCTAGTGCTAGAGGTTGGAGAGTGGGTTGAATATACATCTAGGTTTGACGATTCAGAAGAGTATAAAAAATGGCTGTTTGAAATAACCTACTATGCCTCAGCAAGGGGTATGTCTTTGGATCTTTATATTAATGACTATTTTATTGCTGAATTAGCACTTGATCGGGGTGAGCCTCTCTGGTTTTTAAAACATGCGTCTGTCGATTTATCTGCACAATTAGTACAACGTTTTTTCGGCAAAGACAATGTTATAAGAATCGTTGCTAAGGGTGATGAAGGAGATACTCTTGATATTGGTTTTTTAAACTTCCGTAAAAAGTAAAATTTAATATTGGTTTAGAAAACAAAAAGCTACCCTTAATCAGTCCGTTGTGCATAGATCACGATGCATTTTAATTCAGTGAGGGAAGTGGCTGTCTAAGCAGGATGGCCACTCCATTGAGATTTTTTCGAACCGCCTAATCAATTGTGTAAAGGGTTCGCTCGCGTAGGGTCGATGAATAACGAACGTGAGCTGGCTCGAATACTTATTGCTATTTATTATATACATCACTCTATTTCTTAACGATTCTACAAAATATTACTGATCTTAGCAGAAATTGATTCATATCAATGACGCCTATAGTTATATCTTGCCTCCGTCGGCATTTTTGCAAAATCGAGTTTACCTCATGAGCCTTGGTCTATACTCAATGAAGGATATTTAACATATTCATCGTTTATTGGCGCATTTTGCATCATTTGTGTTAACCAGTGTTAGAGGCTTTGGGTTTGTCTGAACCATATTTCAGTAAGAACATCTTTCAATCTGAACTCTCAACTGCGGGCAACTTTGAAGATAATCCCGAATTACTTTTGCTCCTTGATTCTATGCGATCGATGGTGATCTACGTAGATCGCTGGGGCAACGTTAAGCATGGCAATATTCGAGCGCAGCAGTGGCGCAAGCCCGAGCCGGTGAAAGAGATTAGTTTTATCGAGTTTGCGTCAAATTGGGAAGATCCATACGAAAGACAACGTGAAGTCATGCAGGTGATACGTACAGGGAGATCCATGTGGCAATCCCTAGAACGATGTTTTGAGCGGGGACGCGAGAGCTGGTTTCATGTTGATAAAATACCTACACGGGATTTATCTGGCGCTGTTAGTGGTGCCTTGCTCATTATTGATAACGTTACCGAACATGTCTTCCAAGAGCGCGCATTAAAGGAGAGCGAAACACGTTATCGCGCGTTTATCAAGAATAGCTCCGATGGCATATGGCGCTATGATTTAAAGCCTGCTGTGGATATTAACTTACCTGTGGATGAGCAAGTGAGACAAATTCTACAACGAGCAGAACTGGTTGAATGTAATGATCGCCTAGCAAAATTGTTCCACTTTGAAGATAAGGAGCCCCTGATTGGCTCGCCTCTTTATATCAACGGCGCGCTTATAAAAAAGCATGATATTAAGGAGTTTGTCTGTAATAACTACAGATTAGAGTGCAGTAAATTTTCCGGTAATCAAAAACAAGATGAAGGCATTTTGTTAGAAACTTCAGCCGTCGGTGAGATTGAAAATGGCTTCTTGGTGCGTTTCTGGGGAACTAGTCGCGATATTACTGAGAAAAAACGCTACCTGGATAAGATGGAGTTTTTGGCAACTCACGATGCATTAACATCCTTACCCAATAGAGTCTTGTTGTACCGTCAGATGGAACAGGTGTTGTTATCTAGGAGTGCTGACCAGCGCTGCGCTTTACTGCTTATCGACCTCGATCGCTTTAAAGAAATAAATGATACGTTAGGCCATCTAGCCGGTGATAAAGTCTTAAAGCAACTGGGGCCACGTTTTCAAGCGGAGATGGGCAAGGTTCCTGGTGTTGTTGCTCGCCTTGGTGGTGATGAGTTTGCCGTTTTTTTATCCAATATTCGCAATGCCCAACAAGCTGTGGTGATGGCACATCGTTTCCTAGATGCTATATGCCATGTCTTTGAACTCGATGGCTTTCGTACCGAAATTAGTGCCAGTATCGGTGTGGTCATTTCGCCAGATCAAGCCGATGACGTAACCACACTTATGCGTTATGCTGATATTGCCATGTACCACGCTAAAACCCGATTAAAAGGGGTGTCGGTATACGATTCTGAGTTTGATTCCCACTCACCTTTTCGATTAGAAATTATTGGCGCTTTGGGACGTGCTATTCGAGAAAACCAGCTATGTTTGCACTTTCAGCCCAAGGTATGTTTGGAGACTCATCGGGTTTACGGCTTTGAATCTTTATTGCGTTGGCAGCACCCCGAGCTGGGCTTTGTCCCTCCAGCAGAGTTTATTCCAATTGCTGAAATGTCGTCGGTGATCTATCCACTCACAGCCTGGGTATTGGAAGAAACCGTAAAACAATGTTCCCTTTGGGTGAAGCAGGGCTTCGCTATTACCATTGCTATGAATTTATCGGTACGCAATTTACTGGATGACAGAATTGTGGGGGATTTGAGGCGGGTGTTAAAAGAGTACGACTTGCCTGGCGAGCACCTTGAGATGGAAATTACCGAAAGTATGATTATGTCTGACCCCAAAAGAGCTGAGCATGCGCTCAGGCGCATTAGTGCATTGGGTGTAAAACTATCGGTGGACGACTTTGGAACAGGTTATTCTTCTTTGGCTTATTTAAAACGCCTGCCTGTGCAGTGTTTGAAAATTGATGGTTCCTTTATTCGCGGAATGCTAGAGGATGAGCAAGATGAAATTATTGTCAATTCAACTATTCAACTCGCCCACAACTTAGGCCTTACTGTTGTCGCCGAAGGAGTAGAAAATGAGGCCACGTATCAGCACCTCAAGAGTCTGGGGTGCAATTGTGCACAAGGCTATTTTATTGCCCCACCGATGGATACTGCCGCCACTGAGCAGTGGCTCGATGACGGTCAATGGGAGTGCTGTGATGATTTATGCTGGGGCTAATCGATCGTTGCCACAGGGGTTTAATTAAGAGTACTTAGCTTAGTTTAGAGTCTCGATTGTTCACGCAGCTTTCTGGCTTTCTGCAATTTTTGTTCGATTCTGGCATGTAAGTGACGATCTTTTTCAATTAGACGCATAGCATTTTTAAGCTGGATAATTGCTTTATCAAAAAGGCCGTTGAGCATAAAGTATTCGGCTCTAGTGGAATGCACTTGGAAAATATTACCTGCTAGGCCGTGCACTTCAGCCAGGAGATACCAGATATAGTCATCCTTAGGGCGGCGCTGACTGTGTCTGGTGAGTAATGCCTGGCATTCTTTATATTTTCCCGCTTGCATCATAATTTCCGCTGCGCGAATATTGAGTGCATGGTGATTGGGATGACGCTTTAACTTATTTTTTAGCAGTGATAATGCGGCATCAAAATCCTCTCTTTGTGCCTCGATCTCTGCTTTGGCTACAACAAAGTAGAGATTATCCGGTTCTGCTTCCAAAAGTGGAGCTAAAGCGCTTTCTGCTTTTTCCAGTCGTCCGGCTTTTGTCAGTGCTAATACAAGACCATAGGTCGAAGGTTTAGTATTGTAATCTTCGTTATTAATTTTGTTTTCAAAGTGGCGAATGGCAAACTGCATGTTTGCTTCGTGTACCAGTGATGCGCGTATTTTTGCGTAATAATATTCTTCATTGTCGTCAAAGTGTCGAGGTCGAGTCTGCTGGGCCCGTAACTGTGAATCCGATACCCGGCTTTCAGTTAAGGGGTGGGTCAACAAAAATTCTGGGGGGCGCCTTGAAAAACGGGATGCTTTGAGCATATTTTCAAACATCGCAGGCATGGCTTCTGGATTTTTACCTGATCTTACCAGCGTCTCCATACCTATGCGATCTGCCTCTTGCTCCATTTGTCGACTAAAGCGTAATTGCGAATCGAGAGCTGCTGCTCGTGTTGCGGAAATGGCGGCAATTCCCGCTTCACCGCCTGAGGTGGCCGCAATTAGGATACTGGCAAGCAAGGCTGCGATATTAGGGATAGATTTATCTTTTTGATCAGCTATTCGCCTAGCGAAGTGACGTTGGCTCAAGTGAGCTAATTCGTGAGCTAGAACAGAAGAGAATTGATCCTCTGTGTCGGCATATTCAAATAGACCTGTATGCACGCCAACAATACCTCCCGGCACCGCGAAGGCGTTGAGGGCGGCGTTTTCGACCACTAGGATATCCAAGCGCTTGTCTTGTAAGTCACTGTATGCTGATAACTTTTTTATCAGGGTTTCTACATAGGACTGCAAAAATGGGTCGGTGGATGTGGGAACTCGTGAACGGTAAAAACGCAGCCAGTTTTGGCCTAATTCATATTCTTGACGAGGCGATATCAGGCCTGAGCTGGCATCTCCCAAGTCAGGTAGCAATATGTCTGCAGCAGTGCTAGGTGAGATCGCAGCTAAATTTAGCGCTAAGGCTGCGCCCATACTGCATAGGATTTTTCTTAATGGATTTAACAAAATATCAATACCGCTGAACGTATATCCGTTGATTTAGGGCCTGCCTTTTTAATTTTTCAACTTAATCTTTAATGACGATTTAATTTTTAGTTACATATTTTGAGTTGTAGCTTCTTAACTGCACTAATTACAAGATCTCAATCGCAATTTTAACTACCATTACGCGCTATTATACCCTACGTTTTTACTGTGTATTTTTGCAAAAATTAACGCTGATTATGTATTGCTCAATCATCCTAGAATCTTAAGTCTTATACAAGCGTACATCTCAAGTTTTCTCAATAATGACGTATAATTAGACTATCGTAAAATATGCCTCAAATGAGCCAAAAACATCATATGCCACATAGTTTTCACTTTCCCTATATAGACTTAAACACACAACACCTATCGACTCTTTATTACGACAAAGTAACGATATTGTGGTGCAATTAGTCACGGTCTTAGGTATATATGTGATATTCAACCCACAAGTTGGCATTACTAAGTCAGTATTTCGAGAGTGAAAATAAGAAAATGTTCCTGCCAACGACAAAATATTCCTCTTTAAATACCTTGATGACACAATCAAAATTTAGAATATGACAATAAGCGAAAACTTTAACCCCAAAATCACTGTTGATGCGCAGGGGCTTAGCTGTCCAATGCCATTACTAAAAGCCAAGCAGGCGCTTAATCAGGTAGAGGCAGATGACATAGTGTGTGTTATTGCCTCTGATGCTGGATCAGTTAGGGATTTTCACTCTTTCGCTGATTTAACTGAGCATAAAATAGTCGATTTTTGTGATGAAAATGGAATCTACACCTACACGATTAGAAAGGGCAAACTAGTATGATCCGAATTTTCCACCGTTGGATTGAGCGATATTTCGCAGATGAAGAAGCGGTTCTTGTAGCGGTTATCATCATAGCCGGCTTTACCATTGTGCTGTCTATGGGGGTAGTTCTTGCGCCCATGACTTCAGCTTTAATTATCGCTTTTTTAATGCAGGGTGTTGTATTGCGCTTAACCTCCTGGGGATTGAGCCATATTGTGGCTGTGACAGTGGCTTTCTTAATCTTAGTGAGCAGCGTTATCGTTGGACTCCTCTATATATTACCTGCCTTATGGCATCAGGTGGTGAAGCTTTTCTCTGAAGCACCTAGAATGCTAAAAGAAGGGCAAGAGCTCCTTCTCTTGTTACCTGAAAAATATCCGACTCTTATCCGAGAAGAACAAGTCACACAGATGATTGACGGCCTTGGCAATGAGTTAGCTCAAGTTGGGCAGACAATTCTTTCCATTTCTCTTGCTCAACTGCCTGTTATTATTTCCATACTTATATACCTGATACTCGTTCCCATCCTCGTATTCTTCTTTTTAAAGGATGGGCGAGAGATGATGGAGTGGTTTTCTAATATTTTGCCCAGAGAACGCCCGGTGATGCAGCAGATCTGGCGGGAAATGAACCAGCAAATCGCCAATTATGTGCGAGGGAAAGTCATTGAGATTGTGATTGTTGCCGGTGTATGCAGTGTTGTTTTTAGCTTTCTAGGGGTAAATTATGCCTTGCTGCTTGGTATTGCTGTGGGCTTTTCTGTGCTTATTCCTTACATTGGGGCTGCTGTGGTTACCTTGCCCGTGGCGATTATTGGCTTTTTCCAATGGGGTTTAAATGAAACTTATTTCTACTTAATGGCCTCATACTTTGTAATACAAGCGTTAGATGGCAACGTATTAGTACCATTACTTTTCTCTGAAGCCGTTAAAATGCATCCAGTGGTGATTGTTTTAGCTGTATTGGTATTTGGTGGATTGTGGGGTTTTTGGGGAGTATTCTTCGCTATTCCTCTGGCAACTTTATTTAAAGCAATTATTACCGCTTGGCCCACCACAAATATCGATGAAGGGCTTGCTGAAGTGAAGGGATAATCTGGATCTCAGGTGAGTTCTGATTAACTCAGGATTTACCTGATAAATATTAAGAAAAATAGAGGTGTATATTTGAGGTTCTTTTATTTTTTAGCGTGTTTGATAGTGTTTGTTTGTCCTCTACTGAGCGCAAAAACGCCCATTATTGTTAATGACAGTGATCACCGAAAGTTCGAATATTTCTCGCTCGATAATACACTTCAAGTTCTTCTTATTTCCGATGTAAAAGCTGAGAAAGCTGCCGCTGCCTTGGATGTCGCTGTCGGCTCTGGCGATGATCCTAAAGATCGTTATGGCTTGGCACACTTTCTGGAACACATGCTCTTCTTAGGAACTGAAAAGTATCCTGTTGTTGGTGAGTTCCAAGATTTTATTGCTGGTCATGGTGGTCGACATAATGCCTATACCAGCTTGATGCACACCAACTACTTTTTCGATATCGATGCTAAAAGCTTTGAACAAGGCCTGGATCGTTTTGCCCAGTTTTTTATCAGTCCCCTTATTATGGAAGACTATGTGGCGCGCGAACGCAATGCAGTGCATTCAGAATATGCCTCTAAGTTAAAGTCAGAGGCTAGGCGGGAGCGGGATGTTTTTCGTGAATTGGTGCTACCAGGACACCCTTTGTCTAAATTTTCTACGGGAAACCACAGTACTTTGAGTGGCGTACCTGTTAGTCGCTTACAAAAAGAGCTTTTTGATTTTTATAATACCCAATACAGCGCTAATAAAATGGTGCTCGTTTTAAGTGGACCCTTTGAATTAGTACAATTAAAGACCTGGGCTGTGAATAAATTTAGTGCTATAAAAAATAAAAATGTTGCACAGCCACAATCTCATAATACATTATTTGCTGATGGCTTCTTACCGGCTGAAGTGCATATCAAACCACAAAAGGAATTGCGCAAAGTCACATTTTCTTTCCCGATACCATCGACTCTACCTCATACAGATAAAAAGCCAACACAATATATTGGTAACTTTATTGGCCACGAAGGTGAGGGTTCGTTGCTATCGCTATTAAAAAAAGAACGATGGGCTAGCTCTCTAAGTGCCGGTAGCGGTGTAAGGTGGCACGGTGGTGAGACTTTTAATGTCACCATTCGTTTAACCAAAGAAGGTTTAAATAACCTTTCTCATATTCGCGATTTGATGTTCGACTATATTGCGCTTATAAAAAGAAATGGCATTAGCCAATGGCGTTATCGAGAGTTAGCTAAATTGAGTAAGATGTCTTTTGATTTCGGCGAACGGGGAAATCCCATAAGAGAAGTTAGCCGTCTTGCTCGTGATTTACATGAGACAACGGCGAATAAAATTTTTTGGTACAACTATAATTGGGACAAATTTGATGAGGTGCTTATTCGCCGTTACCTGGGTGAACTCAATGTCAATAATATGTTAACCGTAATTGTTGCACCCGAAACAATTGCCGATAAAGAAAGTGAATTCTATCAAGCGCCTTATCGTGTAATCACTAATAACACCTCTCAACATTTAGAAAACCATTCAACTGTAAAAAAGGCTGAGTTTCGTAGTCACAAACTTACACTTGAAGGCCCAAGTGTTGCCACCTATAAAAAATTAAAAAAACAAATGGACTTGCCTAAAGCAAACCCGTTTGTTCCGAGTAATTTTACTATTTATGAAGAGAGCTTTGCGCAAGCTAAAGAAAATATACCGCAATTAATTTATCAGCGTGATGGAGTGCAGGGTTGGTTTTTAAATGACAATATTTATAGTATTCCAAAAGGCTTTGTGAGTTCTCGTTTTCTCTTGCCTACAGCAACTCATTCCCCTGAGTTGAGTGTAACGCTCGATATCTTCGCAAAAATTATTAAAGATGCTCTAAATAAACTCAGCTACAATGCCTCTTTGGCTGGTTTGTCTTATTCATTAAATGCTACAGCTAAAGGCATAGATTTAGATTTTTATGGCTATAACGCTTCTTTACCTGAATTGTCTAGCCGTGTATTGAAAGTGATCCGAAACTTTAATCGCAGTAAAAAATATCGGCTTAAAATGATAGATGCCTACTTTGATGATGTTCGGGAAGAGTTATTGCGAATTCAACGCAATCGTCGATACGATAAAGTCTATGCACAAGTTTTTCGTGATGTGCCTTCTGTGCTTTATTCTCCCTATTGGTCGAGTCAGGATTTGGAAGTCGCCCTCGATAAATTGACTAAAAAACGTTTTATTGAGCTGTCTGAAAATTTATTTGATGATGCTCAGTTAGAAGCTCTCGTATATGGTAACTTTCGTGAAAAAGACGCCAAAAAATATTTCTCAGGCTTAAGGAAGATATTAAAAAAGAAAGATCAGCACGTGTTAGAGAAGAGTAAGGTAGTGAATTTGTCTCAAGCGCCATTATTTGTTAAATCTTTGGTGGTTGATTCACAGGAGAGTGTCGCTGCAATTTACTTACAAGGGCGCGATGACTCCATTGAAGAACAAGCCAAGGTTTTAATTTTACAACAAATGATGTCATCACCCTTTTATCAAACATTAAGGACACAACAACAACTTGGTTATATTGTACAAAGTGCCAATTATACCTTACGCGATGTGCCGGGTATTGCTGCGGTAGTGCAGTCGCCACAATATTCACCATACCAAATTTATCAGCGCATGTTAGATTTTTTTAAAAATAGTAAAAATGAAATATTTAAAAATTTCGCGAGGGATAAAAATGCACTGGTTATCGAGCTAAAAGAGCAGGCTAAGAATCAAGGTGAATGGGCGAATCACTATTGGGCAAGTATTTTAGATAAAGATTTTTCCTTTGATGAGCGCAAACGGTTGATAGCCGTGATTGAAAATATTACCCGCGGAGAAATTGATCAATTGTATGACGATATGCTGATCAAAAATGGTGCGGATATGATTTTTGTGGCGAGTAATAAAGAGATTCCTGCAGCAACATTCGACCCTTCTGCAAAAGGCATTAAAGACTACAAAAAATTTAAAGATCATATGTTAAGTTACACTTACGATTGAAAGTAACATGATGCATCTTGCGCTACAGCCCCCGTAATTGCTGCGTTGCAGCTAAAAAGTAGGGTGGAAAGTTTATTTGCATGTGTGTAGAATCGTGACAATTCTATTGCTCTATTATGTCAATTTAAATGAGTGTATATGTCAGACATCATTTTGACACAGCGTTCAACAATATCTGCAAATGGTGGCCACAGTTAAATAAAACATTAGATGTTATTACTTAGATGCTTAGTGAAAAGCATATGTACGAACAAGAAAGATACATATGTAACAAAGCAAACATTGTAGGTTCCAGAAGACGAGTACATATATAAAACACTATTGACGATTGAAAGAAACCTTCGAAATTATCCATCAAATTTTATTTATGCGGGAGTGGTTCATACCATTTCTCTATACGATTTTGTTTATTCGTTTAATACCGCCGTACAACAGTTCTATGCGGCACTACTGAGGAGGCCCTAAATGCTAGAGGAATCTGATGCTCTAGAAACCCAAGAGTGGGTAGAAGCACTTGAATCGGTAATTCGTCATAACGGACCTGAACGTGCATCTTATCTTTTGATCCAATTAGCAAATATTGCGACTAAAGCAGGTGTTGGTTTACCGTCAGCTATTACGACACCTTATAGTAATACTATTCCGGTTAGTGCTGAAAAGCGTCATCCTGGGGATGAACATTTAGAGCGCAAGATCCGCTCTTTGGTGCGCTGGAATGCTATGGCGATGGTAATGCGCGCAAATGATAATGATGAGGGTTTGGGTGGACACATTTCGTCATTCTCTTCTTCTGCTACGTTGTATGAAGTAGGGTTTAACCATTTCTTCCGTGCTGATAGTGATGACCAATTAGGTGACTTGATTTATTTTCAGGGCCATATTTCACCAGGTATCTACGCGCGCTCCTTCCTTGAAGGCCGTTTATCTGAGGATCAATTGGATAACTTTAGGCGTGAGGTAGATGGCGGTGGTTTATCTTCTTATCCTCACCCATGGCTAATGCCTGATTACTGGCAGTTTCCTACTGTATCCATGGGGCTAGGTCCTATCCAAGCTATCTATCAGGCTAACATTATGCGCTATATGTCTGCCCGCGGCTTACCCCGTGGCGACCGTAAAGTATGGGCGTTTTTAGGGGATGGTGAATGTGATGAACCTGAAACTTTAGGTGCAATTTCCCTTGCTGGACGCGAGCAGCTTGAAAA
Protein-coding regions in this window:
- a CDS encoding M48 family metalloprotease; amino-acid sequence: MLNPLRKILCSMGAALALNLAAISPSTAADILLPDLGDASSGLISPRQEYELGQNWLRFYRSRVPTSTDPFLQSYVETLIKKLSAYSDLQDKRLDILVVENAALNAFAVPGGIVGVHTGLFEYADTEDQFSSVLAHELAHLSQRHFARRIADQKDKSIPNIAALLASILIAATSGGEAGIAAISATRAAALDSQLRFSRQMEQEADRIGMETLVRSGKNPEAMPAMFENMLKASRFSRRPPEFLLTHPLTESRVSDSQLRAQQTRPRHFDDNEEYYYAKIRASLVHEANMQFAIRHFENKINNEDYNTKPSTYGLVLALTKAGRLEKAESALAPLLEAEPDNLYFVVAKAEIEAQREDFDAALSLLKNKLKRHPNHHALNIRAAEIMMQAGKYKECQALLTRHSQRRPKDDYIWYLLAEVHGLAGNIFQVHSTRAEYFMLNGLFDKAIIQLKNAMRLIEKDRHLHARIEQKLQKARKLREQSRL
- a CDS encoding AI-2E family transporter; translated protein: MIRIFHRWIERYFADEEAVLVAVIIIAGFTIVLSMGVVLAPMTSALIIAFLMQGVVLRLTSWGLSHIVAVTVAFLILVSSVIVGLLYILPALWHQVVKLFSEAPRMLKEGQELLLLLPEKYPTLIREEQVTQMIDGLGNELAQVGQTILSISLAQLPVIISILIYLILVPILVFFFLKDGREMMEWFSNILPRERPVMQQIWREMNQQIANYVRGKVIEIVIVAGVCSVVFSFLGVNYALLLGIAVGFSVLIPYIGAAVVTLPVAIIGFFQWGLNETYFYLMASYFVIQALDGNVLVPLLFSEAVKMHPVVIVLAVLVFGGLWGFWGVFFAIPLATLFKAIITAWPTTNIDEGLAEVKG
- a CDS encoding sensor domain-containing protein; this translates as MSEPYFSKNIFQSELSTAGNFEDNPELLLLLDSMRSMVIYVDRWGNVKHGNIRAQQWRKPEPVKEISFIEFASNWEDPYERQREVMQVIRTGRSMWQSLERCFERGRESWFHVDKIPTRDLSGAVSGALLIIDNVTEHVFQERALKESETRYRAFIKNSSDGIWRYDLKPAVDINLPVDEQVRQILQRAELVECNDRLAKLFHFEDKEPLIGSPLYINGALIKKHDIKEFVCNNYRLECSKFSGNQKQDEGILLETSAVGEIENGFLVRFWGTSRDITEKKRYLDKMEFLATHDALTSLPNRVLLYRQMEQVLLSRSADQRCALLLIDLDRFKEINDTLGHLAGDKVLKQLGPRFQAEMGKVPGVVARLGGDEFAVFLSNIRNAQQAVVMAHRFLDAICHVFELDGFRTEISASIGVVISPDQADDVTTLMRYADIAMYHAKTRLKGVSVYDSEFDSHSPFRLEIIGALGRAIRENQLCLHFQPKVCLETHRVYGFESLLRWQHPELGFVPPAEFIPIAEMSSVIYPLTAWVLEETVKQCSLWVKQGFAITIAMNLSVRNLLDDRIVGDLRRVLKEYDLPGEHLEMEITESMIMSDPKRAEHALRRISALGVKLSVDDFGTGYSSLAYLKRLPVQCLKIDGSFIRGMLEDEQDEIIVNSTIQLAHNLGLTVVAEGVENEATYQHLKSLGCNCAQGYFIAPPMDTAATEQWLDDGQWECCDDLCWG
- a CDS encoding insulinase family protein — translated: MRFFYFLACLIVFVCPLLSAKTPIIVNDSDHRKFEYFSLDNTLQVLLISDVKAEKAAAALDVAVGSGDDPKDRYGLAHFLEHMLFLGTEKYPVVGEFQDFIAGHGGRHNAYTSLMHTNYFFDIDAKSFEQGLDRFAQFFISPLIMEDYVARERNAVHSEYASKLKSEARRERDVFRELVLPGHPLSKFSTGNHSTLSGVPVSRLQKELFDFYNTQYSANKMVLVLSGPFELVQLKTWAVNKFSAIKNKNVAQPQSHNTLFADGFLPAEVHIKPQKELRKVTFSFPIPSTLPHTDKKPTQYIGNFIGHEGEGSLLSLLKKERWASSLSAGSGVRWHGGETFNVTIRLTKEGLNNLSHIRDLMFDYIALIKRNGISQWRYRELAKLSKMSFDFGERGNPIREVSRLARDLHETTANKIFWYNYNWDKFDEVLIRRYLGELNVNNMLTVIVAPETIADKESEFYQAPYRVITNNTSQHLENHSTVKKAEFRSHKLTLEGPSVATYKKLKKQMDLPKANPFVPSNFTIYEESFAQAKENIPQLIYQRDGVQGWFLNDNIYSIPKGFVSSRFLLPTATHSPELSVTLDIFAKIIKDALNKLSYNASLAGLSYSLNATAKGIDLDFYGYNASLPELSSRVLKVIRNFNRSKKYRLKMIDAYFDDVREELLRIQRNRRYDKVYAQVFRDVPSVLYSPYWSSQDLEVALDKLTKKRFIELSENLFDDAQLEALVYGNFREKDAKKYFSGLRKILKKKDQHVLEKSKVVNLSQAPLFVKSLVVDSQESVAAIYLQGRDDSIEEQAKVLILQQMMSSPFYQTLRTQQQLGYIVQSANYTLRDVPGIAAVVQSPQYSPYQIYQRMLDFFKNSKNEIFKNFARDKNALVIELKEQAKNQGEWANHYWASILDKDFSFDERKRLIAVIENITRGEIDQLYDDMLIKNGADMIFVASNKEIPAATFDPSAKGIKDYKKFKDHMLSYTYD
- a CDS encoding sulfurtransferase TusA family protein produces the protein MTISENFNPKITVDAQGLSCPMPLLKAKQALNQVEADDIVCVIASDAGSVRDFHSFADLTEHKIVDFCDENGIYTYTIRKGKLV